From a region of the Panicum virgatum strain AP13 chromosome 2K, P.virgatum_v5, whole genome shotgun sequence genome:
- the LOC120667164 gene encoding protein SLOW WALKER 1-like: MAADTSKPFFPTAPNQALLPSRGAAARASLDGSYWRAFRSSELVSGADFPVTDLTFAPAAAASPTLAAAWSTSLHLFSGDPLQPLRRISVAGDLAFSPSFRCDGALLAAGDKRGVVRVFRADKPAAGAALRTLRAHAAETRVVRYPVAGGDKLHLFTAGDDALLTYWDVPSETPVFSVPAAHRDYIRGGAASPADHNLFSTGSYDRSVKLWDARTGNTGPSLSFSHGELVESVLFLPSGGLLATAGGNVVKIWDVIGGGRLVHSVESHVKTVMALALGKMANATGETRLLSAGIDGYVKIFDFGKLKMTHSLRHPQPLLSVACSPCGTVLVAGSAKGKIYMGKRKKKAVDGEDEGKKAGSGEIDWVSPKPEKPVLRPNYYRYFLRGQNEKAKEGDFVIEKPKKVKVAEHDKLLRKFRHKDALVSALVKNNPRSAVAVMEELVARRKLVRCIWNLDTEELGLLLEFLRRNATLPRYARFLLGVANKVLEMREEDIRSDEKLRMHIRNLKRMVGEEIQIQHTLQGIQGMISPMLALATR, translated from the coding sequence atggccgccgacaCCTCGAAGCCGTTCTTCCCCACGGCGCCGAACCaggctctcctcccctcccgtggcgccgccgcgcgggcctcCCTGGACGGCTCCTATTGGCGCGCCTTCCGCTCCTCCGAGCTCGTCTCCGGCGCCGACTTCCCCGTCACCGACCTCACCttcgccccggccgccgccgcctccccgaccctcgccgccgcgtggTCCACCTCCCTGCACCTCTTCTCCGGCGACCCGCTCCAGCCGCTCCGCCGGAtctccgtcgccggcgacctcgccttCTCCCCCTCCTTCCGCTGCGAcggcgccctcctcgccgccggcgacaagAGGGGCGTCGTCCGCGTCTTCCGCGCCGACAAGCCCGCGGCGGGCGCCGCCCTCCGCACGctgcgcgcccacgccgccgagACCCGTGTCGTCCGGTACCCGGTCGCCGGCGGGGACAAGCTCCACCTCTTCACCGCCGGGGACGACGCGCTCCTCACCTACTGGGACGTGCCCTCGGAGACGCCGGTCTTCTCCGTCCCCGCCGCGCACCGGGACTacatccgcggcggcgcggcctcccccGCCGACCATAACCTCTTCTCCACGGGCTCCTACGACCGCAGCGTCAAATTGTGGGATGCCCGCACGGGGAACACAGGCCCGTCTTTGTCCTTCTCCCATGGGGAACTGGTCGAGAGCGTGCTGTTCCTGCCGTCCGGCGGGCTGCTGGCCACGGCTGGAGGGAACGTGGTCAAGATTTGGGACGTCattggcggcggccggctcgtGCACTCTGTGGAGAGCCATGTCAAGACAGTGATGGCGCTGGCGCTTGGGAAGATGGCCAACGCCACCGGGGAGACGCGGCTGCTTAGTGCGGGCATTGATGGGtatgtgaagatctttgattttGGCAAGCTTAAGATGACACATTCATTGCGGCACCCACAGCCGCTCCTGTCTGTTGCTTGCTCGCCCTGCGGCACTGTCCTGGTGGCTGGGTCTGCAAAAGGGAAGATTTATATGggcaagaggaagaagaaggctgtGGATGGGGAGGATGAAGGGAAGAaggctggcagtggtgagattGACTGGGTATCGCCGAAGCCAGAGAAGCCAGTGTTGAGGCCAAATTACTACAGGTACTTCCTCCGTGGACAGAATGAGAAGGCCAAAGAGGGTGACTTTGTGATTGAGAAGCCTAAGAAGGTGAAAGTTGCAGAGCATGATAAGTTGCTGAGAAAGTTCAGGCACAAGGATGCTCTAGTTTCAGCATTGGTTAAAAACAACCCCAGAAGCGCTGTGGCTGTGATGGAGGAGCTAGTTGCAAGGAGAAAGCTGGTGAGATGCATTTGGAATTTGGATACAGAGGAACTTGGGCTTCTGCTTGAGTTCCTTCGCCGGAACGCGACATTGccaaggtatgcaaggttcttgTTGGGTGTGGCAAACAAGGTACTGGAGATGCGAGAGGAGGATATCCGATCTGATGAGAAGCTGAGGATGCACATTAGAAATCTCAAGAGAATGGTTGGAGAAGAAATCCAGATACAACACACATTGCAGGGGATTCAAGGAATGATATCGCCCATGCTTGCACTTGCCACCAGATGA